The following are encoded together in the Roseobacter denitrificans OCh 114 genome:
- the rpsP gene encoding 30S ribosomal protein S16: MAMKIRLARGGSKKRPFYRIVAADSRMPRDGRFIEKLGTYNPLLPKDSEERVKMDAERVQYWLGQGAQPTDRVARMLEAAGLREKAERNNPKKGTPGKKAQERAEEKAAKAAAPAEEEAAAE, encoded by the coding sequence ATGGCCATGAAAATTCGTCTCGCCCGCGGCGGCTCCAAAAAGCGCCCCTTCTACCGTATCGTTGCAGCGGACAGCCGCATGCCACGCGACGGCCGCTTCATCGAAAAACTGGGCACTTACAACCCCTTGCTGCCCAAAGACAGCGAAGAGCGCGTGAAAATGGACGCCGAGCGCGTGCAGTACTGGCTGGGCCAGGGCGCGCAGCCCACGGACCGCGTTGCCCGTATGCTTGAGGCCGCAGGCCTGCGCGAGAAAGCCGAGCGCAACAACCCCAAGAAAGGCACACCCGGCAAGAAAGCCCAGGAGCGCGCCGAGGAGAAAGCCGCCAAGGCCGCGGCCCCCGCCGAAGAAGAAGCAGCCGCAGAATAA
- a CDS encoding chorismate mutase — MSDAATRAASLLKEHRASIDRLDAILVYTLGERFKHTQAVGKLKAEHDLPPSDPSREAAQIERLEDLANRADLDPEFAKKFLNFIIAEVIQHHHKHQS, encoded by the coding sequence ATGAGCGACGCCGCAACCCGTGCCGCAAGCCTGTTGAAAGAGCATCGCGCGTCCATCGACCGTCTGGATGCCATCCTCGTCTACACCCTCGGCGAGCGGTTCAAACATACGCAGGCTGTGGGGAAACTCAAAGCCGAACACGACCTTCCCCCGTCCGATCCCTCGCGTGAAGCGGCACAGATCGAACGGCTCGAAGATTTGGCAAACCGGGCCGACCTCGACCCGGAATTTGCCAAGAAGTTTCTTAACTTCATCATCGCTGAAGTCATTCAGCACCACCACAAACACCAATCATAA
- a CDS encoding GNAT family N-acetyltransferase: MSDTLIPIIETKRLILRGPEPEDYPDFKATFTSYRARFMGGPLNAYEAWMLYAAEIGHWQIRGYGMWMIHDKDTDETYGMAGGWKPAKWPEAEIAWVIWPDKNGKGYALEATHAVRNYLYGFCGWDTAVSYIDPKNLDSIRLAERLGAIKDHDAATIDGNDAVYRHPAPADLRGSQLSHGIEMEISHYADPLFKPKGWALD; the protein is encoded by the coding sequence GTGAGCGACACATTGATCCCGATCATCGAAACCAAACGCCTGATCCTGCGCGGCCCAGAGCCCGAGGATTACCCGGATTTCAAAGCGACCTTCACCAGCTACCGCGCGCGCTTCATGGGCGGCCCGCTCAACGCGTATGAGGCATGGATGCTCTATGCCGCTGAAATCGGCCATTGGCAGATTCGCGGGTACGGCATGTGGATGATCCACGACAAGGACACGGATGAAACCTACGGCATGGCAGGCGGCTGGAAGCCGGCGAAATGGCCCGAAGCGGAAATCGCATGGGTGATCTGGCCTGACAAGAACGGCAAGGGCTACGCGCTTGAGGCGACCCATGCGGTGCGCAATTATCTCTACGGGTTTTGCGGCTGGGACACGGCGGTCAGCTACATCGACCCCAAGAACCTCGACAGCATCCGGCTGGCCGAACGTCTGGGCGCGATCAAGGATCACGACGCGGCCACCATCGACGGCAACGACGCGGTTTATCGCCACCCGGCTCCGGCGGATCTGCGCGGCTCGCAACTGTCCCATGGCATCGAGATGGAGATCAGCCACTACGCCGATCCGCTCTTCAAACCGAAAGGCTGGGCCCTTGACTGA
- a CDS encoding GNAT family N-acetyltransferase: MMHAGDHTLVQIPTVRTERFVLRAPRRSDLDAYTAFRTSDRAKGIGGPFPAFDTHAKLCSLVGHWLIEGFGRWIVADKDDAPLGVVGFYYPDGWPEPEIAWSVFEHAEGQGVAYEAAVATRAYAYDVLNWKTVMSCISPDNSRSLALARRMGAVFERSFTHSVEGELQIWRHLPPEALT; the protein is encoded by the coding sequence ATGATGCACGCGGGCGATCATACGCTTGTGCAGATTCCGACCGTGCGCACGGAGCGATTCGTGCTGCGCGCGCCGAGGCGCTCGGATCTTGACGCCTACACTGCGTTTCGCACATCCGACCGGGCGAAAGGGATCGGCGGCCCGTTTCCCGCATTCGATACCCATGCCAAGCTCTGCTCCCTCGTGGGCCATTGGCTGATCGAAGGGTTTGGACGCTGGATCGTTGCCGACAAGGACGACGCCCCCCTTGGCGTCGTCGGCTTTTACTATCCCGACGGCTGGCCCGAACCCGAAATCGCGTGGAGCGTTTTCGAACATGCCGAGGGTCAAGGCGTTGCCTATGAAGCTGCCGTTGCCACGCGCGCCTATGCCTATGACGTGCTCAACTGGAAAACCGTGATGAGCTGCATCAGCCCGGACAACAGCCGTAGCCTCGCGCTGGCCCGGCGCATGGGGGCTGTCTTTGAACGAAGCTTCACCCATTCGGTCGAGGGCGAGTTGCAAATCTGGCGCCACCTGCCGCCGGAGGCGTTGACGTGA
- the ffh gene encoding signal recognition particle protein, producing the protein MFENLSERLSGVFDRLTKQGALSEEDVKTALREVRVALLEADVSLPVARDFVKAVQEKATGQAVTKSITPGQQVVKIVHDALIDVLKGEGEPGTLKVDNPPASVLMVGLQGSGKTTTTAKLAKRLKEKDGKRVLMASLDVNRPAAMEQLAILGAQIGVDTLPIIAGQDPVAIAKRAKTQAGLGGYDVYMLDTAGRLSIDEELMQQVEAVRDVASPRETLLVVDGLTGQDAVHTAQNFDERIGISGVVLTRMDGDGRGGAALSMRAVTGKPIKFVGLGEKMDALETFEPDRVAGRILGMGDIVALVEKAQETLELEQSEKMVKRMMKGHFTMNDLRMQLEQMQKMGGMQGMMGMMPGMGKMAKQVEDAGFDDNILKRQIALIQSMTKKERANPQILQASRKKRIAKGAGLEVSELNKLLKMHRQMGDMMKKMGKMGKGGMMKQAMKGMFGGKGMGGGPSPQDMAAGMDPKALEAAAKQLGGGMPGQNPFGGGAALPPGLSGFGKKK; encoded by the coding sequence ATGTTTGAAAATCTGTCCGAACGCCTCTCCGGCGTCTTTGACCGTCTGACAAAACAAGGCGCGCTCTCCGAGGAGGACGTGAAAACCGCCCTGCGCGAGGTTCGCGTCGCCCTGCTGGAGGCGGATGTCTCCCTGCCCGTCGCGCGCGACTTCGTCAAAGCGGTGCAGGAAAAAGCCACCGGACAGGCGGTCACCAAATCCATCACGCCCGGCCAGCAGGTCGTCAAGATCGTACATGACGCGCTGATCGACGTGCTCAAGGGCGAGGGTGAACCCGGCACGCTCAAGGTCGACAACCCGCCCGCCTCGGTCCTGATGGTCGGCCTGCAAGGCTCGGGTAAAACCACGACCACCGCCAAACTGGCAAAACGCCTCAAGGAAAAAGACGGCAAACGCGTGCTCATGGCCTCGCTCGACGTCAACCGCCCCGCCGCGATGGAACAACTCGCCATCCTGGGCGCCCAGATCGGCGTCGACACCCTGCCCATCATCGCCGGACAGGACCCCGTCGCCATCGCCAAACGCGCCAAAACGCAAGCCGGGCTGGGCGGCTATGACGTCTATATGCTGGACACCGCCGGTCGTCTGTCCATCGACGAAGAGTTGATGCAACAGGTCGAAGCCGTCCGCGACGTCGCCTCCCCCCGTGAAACGCTGCTGGTGGTCGACGGGCTGACCGGACAGGACGCCGTGCACACCGCGCAGAACTTTGACGAACGCATCGGCATCTCCGGCGTGGTGCTGACCCGGATGGACGGTGACGGGCGCGGGGGTGCTGCCCTGTCCATGCGCGCGGTAACCGGCAAACCGATCAAATTCGTCGGTCTTGGCGAAAAGATGGACGCGCTCGAAACCTTCGAGCCGGACCGCGTGGCAGGCCGCATCCTCGGCATGGGCGACATCGTTGCGCTTGTCGAAAAAGCGCAGGAAACGCTCGAACTTGAGCAATCCGAGAAAATGGTCAAACGCATGATGAAGGGTCACTTCACCATGAACGATTTGCGCATGCAGCTTGAACAGATGCAGAAAATGGGCGGCATGCAGGGCATGATGGGCATGATGCCCGGCATGGGTAAAATGGCCAAACAGGTCGAGGATGCAGGCTTTGACGACAATATCCTCAAACGCCAGATCGCGCTGATCCAGTCGATGACCAAGAAAGAACGCGCCAACCCACAAATCCTGCAGGCCAGCCGCAAAAAGCGGATCGCCAAGGGCGCGGGGCTGGAAGTCTCCGAACTGAACAAACTGCTCAAGATGCACCGCCAGATGGGCGACATGATGAAAAAGATGGGCAAGATGGGCAAGGGCGGCATGATGAAACAGGCCATGAAAGGCATGTTCGGCGGCAAAGGTATGGGGGGCGGCCCCTCACCACAGGACATGGCCGCAGGCATGGACCCCAAAGCGCTCGAAGCTGCCGCAAAGCAATTGGGCGGCGGCATGCCCGGTCAGAACCCGTTCGGCGGCGGCGCGGCCCTGCCCCCCGGCCTGTCAGGTTTCGGCAAAAAGAAATGA
- a CDS encoding LysR family transcriptional regulator: protein MNSWDEVRTAFQVARMGTVSGAAEVLGVHHATVIRHVDALEARLGVKLFQRHARGYTATEAGQDLLRVAQATDDQFHQLAGRIKGRGNEVSGDLVVTSLIDLSSRMVPVLVAFQKAYPDVVVRYLTGERLFRLEYGEAHVAIRAGTVPDQPDNVVQEFRHHRVALFATTDYIAEHGRPNGVKSFGDHRFVAHDADNSRAPFERWLRQNVPASSIKFRSSDTRAQREAILDGAGIGFLPAFEAQNHPELVEVHPEQEGWSGPLWLVTHVDLHRTTKVQTFLNFVKEAAKDWVE from the coding sequence ATGAACAGCTGGGACGAGGTCAGGACAGCGTTTCAAGTCGCTCGCATGGGGACCGTCAGCGGCGCGGCCGAGGTGCTGGGCGTGCATCATGCGACGGTGATCCGGCATGTGGATGCGCTCGAAGCACGTCTGGGCGTCAAACTGTTTCAGCGCCATGCGCGCGGCTATACCGCCACCGAAGCCGGGCAGGACCTGTTGCGCGTTGCGCAGGCGACGGATGACCAGTTTCATCAGCTTGCCGGGCGCATCAAGGGGCGTGGCAATGAGGTGTCGGGTGATCTTGTGGTCACGTCGCTGATTGATCTGTCCTCGCGGATGGTGCCTGTGCTGGTGGCGTTTCAGAAAGCCTATCCGGATGTGGTCGTGCGCTACCTCACAGGCGAGCGTCTGTTCCGGCTGGAATACGGCGAGGCGCATGTGGCGATCCGGGCGGGCACCGTGCCGGACCAGCCCGATAATGTCGTGCAGGAGTTTCGTCATCACCGGGTCGCCCTATTTGCGACGACCGATTACATCGCCGAACATGGCCGCCCGAATGGAGTCAAGAGTTTTGGCGATCACCGCTTTGTGGCGCATGATGCGGACAACAGCCGCGCGCCGTTTGAGCGGTGGTTGCGCCAGAACGTGCCCGCTTCCAGCATCAAGTTTCGCAGTTCGGACACGCGCGCCCAGCGGGAAGCAATTCTGGACGGGGCCGGGATCGGGTTTCTGCCCGCCTTTGAGGCGCAGAATCACCCGGAACTGGTGGAGGTGCACCCTGAACAGGAAGGGTGGAGCGGCCCGCTGTGGCTGGTCACCCATGTGGATCTGCATCGTACGACGAAGGTGCAGACCTTCCTGAATTTTGTGAAGGAAGCCGCGAAAGACTGGGTGGAGTGA
- a CDS encoding DMT family transporter → MLLFSALVAGSFSLGGQIANEVAPAALNALRFWLAAGVIGLAALATTGMPRRAFVSSWRYGLLGGLFGTYFVLMFEGLKTAPPVSAAAVFTLTPVIAAGFGWLLLRQIATPRIALALMIGAVGALWVIFRADLAALRTFAIGRGEVIYFIGCICHALYTPMVRKLNRGEPAVVFTFGTLVAGAVLLTVFGWRDIAATPWAELPGMVWLTLIYLSLFASAASFVLLQTATLCLPSSKVMAYTYLVPSWVICWEAALGQGLPSPVILGGAGLTMIALALLLRDEEAVARR, encoded by the coding sequence ATGCTGCTGTTTTCGGCGCTCGTTGCGGGGTCTTTCTCACTCGGCGGGCAGATCGCCAACGAGGTGGCCCCGGCGGCCCTCAACGCGCTGCGCTTCTGGCTGGCGGCGGGGGTGATCGGCCTCGCGGCGCTGGCCACGACCGGCATGCCGCGTCGCGCTTTTGTGTCGTCCTGGCGCTACGGGCTGCTGGGCGGGCTGTTCGGGACGTATTTCGTGCTGATGTTCGAAGGGTTGAAGACCGCGCCGCCTGTCAGCGCCGCCGCCGTTTTCACGCTGACCCCCGTGATTGCTGCGGGGTTCGGGTGGCTGTTGCTGCGCCAGATTGCGACGCCACGCATCGCGCTGGCCTTGATGATTGGCGCCGTCGGCGCGCTTTGGGTGATCTTTCGCGCGGATCTTGCGGCGCTCAGGACCTTTGCCATCGGGCGGGGTGAGGTCATCTATTTCATCGGCTGCATCTGCCACGCGCTTTACACGCCCATGGTGCGCAAACTTAACCGGGGAGAACCGGCGGTGGTGTTCACCTTTGGCACGCTGGTGGCGGGCGCGGTCTTGCTGACGGTCTTTGGCTGGCGCGACATTGCCGCGACCCCTTGGGCGGAGTTGCCCGGTATGGTCTGGTTGACCCTGATCTATCTGTCGCTCTTTGCCTCCGCCGCGAGTTTCGTGTTGTTGCAGACGGCCACCCTGTGCCTGCCGTCCTCCAAGGTGATGGCCTATACCTATCTTGTGCCAAGCTGGGTGATCTGTTGGGAGGCGGCACTCGGGCAGGGGCTGCCATCGCCGGTTATACTGGGCGGCGCCGGTTTGACGATGATCGCGCTGGCCCTGCTGCTGCGCGATGAAGAGGCCGTGGCGCGCCGCTGA
- a CDS encoding ArsR/SmtB family transcription factor has protein sequence MTRDLDQVFAALADPTRRAILAMLLEDDMAVTDVADPFEMSLAAISKHLRVLTQAGLISQEKRGRVKWCKLEPDALRDASVWMQGFGQFEPVNLDAFERFLATEVHAPEGRDESV, from the coding sequence ATGACACGCGACCTCGATCAGGTTTTTGCAGCCCTTGCAGACCCGACCCGTCGGGCCATCCTCGCCATGTTGCTGGAGGATGATATGGCCGTGACCGATGTTGCCGACCCCTTCGAGATGTCGCTCGCCGCGATCTCGAAACATCTGCGCGTGCTGACGCAGGCGGGGCTGATCTCCCAGGAAAAACGCGGCCGCGTGAAATGGTGCAAGCTTGAGCCGGACGCCCTGCGCGACGCTTCGGTCTGGATGCAGGGGTTTGGTCAGTTCGAACCCGTCAACCTCGACGCCTTCGAACGCTTTCTCGCCACAGAGGTGCACGCCCCCGAGGGCCGCGATGAAAGCGTCTGA
- a CDS encoding AtpZ/AtpI family protein, with protein sequence MTDPDQQQRLEQLEAKIAAAKKAQEPGPRSDEHYSQAQLAWRMVIELVAGLGIGFGIGYGLDVLFGTLPIFMVLFTMLGLAAGVKTMLRSAQEIQEKKLAEEAADRDEGA encoded by the coding sequence GTGACAGATCCTGACCAACAGCAGCGCCTTGAGCAGCTAGAGGCCAAAATCGCCGCCGCGAAAAAGGCACAAGAGCCCGGCCCCCGATCGGATGAGCACTATTCCCAAGCGCAACTGGCGTGGCGGATGGTCATCGAACTCGTTGCCGGTCTTGGGATCGGGTTCGGTATTGGATACGGGCTGGATGTTCTGTTTGGGACGCTGCCGATATTCATGGTGCTATTTACAATGCTGGGTCTGGCGGCCGGGGTGAAGACGATGCTCCGCTCCGCGCAGGAAATCCAGGAAAAGAAGTTGGCCGAAGAGGCCGCAGATCGAGACGAGGGAGCCTGA
- a CDS encoding F0F1 ATP synthase subunit A, with protein sequence MADKAEGGGLVFKPMEQFEITALFGGDVTWYTPTNTALWMGFSIIAVVLLLVVGSSKRAVVPSRAQSVAELAYGFIYKMVEDICGKEGLKFFPYIMTLFMFIVCANFLGLIPSSFTPTSHFAVTVVLALAVFVTVTILGFVKNGTAFLSLFWVSSAPLALRPVLAIIEIISYFVRPVSHSIRLAGNVMAGHAVIKVFAGFAALTLVSPVAILGITAMYGLEVLVSFIQAYVFTILTCVYLKDALHPHH encoded by the coding sequence ATGGCGGACAAGGCAGAAGGCGGCGGGTTGGTTTTCAAACCGATGGAGCAGTTTGAGATCACTGCGCTGTTTGGGGGTGATGTGACCTGGTACACGCCGACGAATACGGCGCTGTGGATGGGTTTTTCGATCATTGCCGTGGTGCTGCTGCTGGTCGTGGGAAGCTCCAAACGTGCGGTGGTGCCATCGCGTGCGCAGTCGGTTGCCGAACTGGCCTACGGGTTCATCTACAAGATGGTTGAGGACATCTGCGGCAAAGAGGGTCTGAAGTTTTTCCCCTACATCATGACGTTGTTCATGTTCATTGTCTGCGCGAACTTTCTGGGTCTGATCCCGTCGTCCTTTACCCCGACCTCGCATTTTGCGGTCACCGTCGTGCTGGCGCTGGCGGTATTTGTGACGGTGACCATTCTGGGGTTTGTCAAGAACGGGACGGCTTTCCTGAGCCTGTTCTGGGTTTCGTCGGCACCTTTGGCGCTGCGCCCGGTGCTGGCCATCATCGAAATCATTTCCTATTTCGTGCGCCCGGTGAGCCACTCCATTCGTCTGGCGGGCAACGTCATGGCGGGCCACGCGGTGATCAAGGTTTTCGCAGGTTTTGCAGCGCTGACCCTCGTCAGCCCGGTCGCAATCCTCGGCATCACGGCGATGTATGGTCTGGAGGTCCTCGTGTCCTTCATCCAGGCCTATGTTTTCACAATTCTGACGTGCGTTTATCTGAAAGACGCGCTTCACCCGCATCACTAA
- a CDS encoding F0F1 ATP synthase subunit C: MEGELAHIGAGLAAIGSGAAAIGVGNVAGNYLAGALRNPSAAASQTATLFIGIAFAEALGIFAFLVALLLMFAV, translated from the coding sequence ATGGAAGGCGAACTCGCACACATCGGCGCAGGTCTGGCGGCAATCGGTTCCGGGGCAGCAGCCATCGGTGTTGGTAATGTTGCAGGCAACTACCTCGCAGGCGCTCTGCGCAACCCATCCGCTGCTGCCAGCCAGACAGCAACACTCTTCATCGGCATCGCGTTCGCCGAGGCGCTGGGCATCTTTGCCTTCCTCGTCGCCCTGCTGCTGATGTTCGCTGTCTAA
- a CDS encoding F0F1 ATP synthase subunit B' — protein MATETNGADVAASSPGMPQLDFSTWGNQIFWLVITLVIIYMVLSKVALPRIAAILSERQGTITNDIATAEDFKAKAKDAEAAYEKALADARAEAQRIVAEAKADIQSDLDVAISKADAEIAAKAAESEKAIAEIRAGAAEAIQQVAKDTAQEIVATFGGKADAKAVDAAVDGQLKG, from the coding sequence ATGGCAACAGAGACAAACGGCGCTGATGTCGCGGCTTCCAGCCCGGGCATGCCACAGTTGGATTTTTCCACTTGGGGGAACCAGATATTCTGGTTGGTGATCACGCTCGTGATCATCTACATGGTGCTTTCGAAGGTCGCTCTGCCACGGATCGCGGCGATCCTGTCCGAGCGTCAGGGCACCATTACAAATGACATCGCCACGGCTGAAGACTTCAAAGCCAAGGCGAAAGACGCCGAGGCCGCCTATGAAAAGGCGCTGGCGGATGCGCGTGCCGAAGCGCAGCGCATTGTCGCCGAGGCCAAGGCTGACATTCAGAGCGATCTGGATGTAGCGATATCCAAGGCAGATGCGGAAATTGCGGCAAAGGCAGCGGAATCCGAAAAAGCCATCGCAGAGATACGTGCCGGTGCCGCCGAAGCGATTCAACAGGTCGCCAAGGACACGGCACAGGAAATCGTTGCCACATTCGGCGGCAAGGCAGATGCCAAGGCCGTGGATGCAGCGGTCGACGGCCAGTTGAAAGGATGA
- a CDS encoding F0F1 ATP synthase subunit B, translated as MRNLSRLSVLALAMLAANPAFAAGGGISLKNTDFVVLLGLLVFIGILVYFKVPGMIGKMLDSRAEGIEAELNEARALREEAQSLLASYERKQREVQEQADRIVEAAKEEATIAAEQARADLEVSLARRMAAAEDQIASAQAAAIKEVRDQSVSIAIAAAQDVIAKQLTAADANALIDGAITEVEAKLH; from the coding sequence ATGCGGAACTTGTCACGTCTTTCAGTGCTTGCCCTTGCCATGTTGGCAGCCAACCCTGCCTTTGCGGCGGGGGGCGGAATATCCCTAAAGAACACCGATTTCGTGGTCTTGCTCGGCCTTCTCGTTTTCATCGGCATTCTGGTCTATTTCAAGGTGCCGGGCATGATCGGCAAGATGCTCGATTCGCGTGCCGAGGGTATCGAAGCTGAACTGAACGAAGCCCGCGCCCTGCGCGAGGAAGCACAGAGCCTGCTGGCCAGTTATGAGCGCAAGCAGCGCGAAGTGCAGGAGCAGGCGGACCGTATCGTCGAAGCGGCGAAGGAAGAAGCGACCATTGCTGCCGAACAGGCGCGCGCCGATCTTGAGGTGTCGCTGGCCCGGCGGATGGCGGCGGCAGAAGACCAGATTGCAAGTGCTCAGGCGGCTGCGATCAAGGAAGTGCGCGACCAGTCGGTCAGCATTGCCATCGCGGCGGCGCAGGACGTGATCGCCAAGCAGTTGACCGCGGCAGATGCCAACGCGTTGATTGACGGCGCGATCACCGAAGTCGAAGCGAAGCTGCACTGA
- a CDS encoding FadR/GntR family transcriptional regulator — protein sequence MPFRPVVSEKLSIAVVHQIEELILRGILLPDERLPAERELAERLCVSRPSLREAIGLLQDKGLLTTRAGAGVYVADVLGSAFSPALVELFARHDRAKFDYLSFRRDMEGLAAERATRLASETDLRVVQEIFDQMEVAHGKRNPENDAHLDAKFHMAIIEASHNVVMLHMMRSMYQLLREGVFYNRQVIFKQRTTRSVLLDQHRAINTALQARDGAGARAAVAAHLDYIETSLRDDVRAAENEETAQRRLDHVKETGRATGR from the coding sequence ATGCCATTTCGCCCCGTCGTTTCTGAAAAACTGTCGATTGCCGTGGTGCATCAGATCGAAGAGTTGATCCTGCGCGGCATCCTGTTGCCCGATGAACGGCTGCCTGCGGAACGGGAACTGGCGGAACGGCTCTGCGTGTCCCGGCCCAGCCTGCGCGAAGCCATCGGGCTCTTGCAGGACAAGGGTCTGTTGACGACCAGAGCCGGTGCGGGTGTCTACGTGGCGGATGTTCTGGGGTCCGCGTTTTCCCCGGCCCTCGTCGAGCTTTTCGCCCGTCATGACAGGGCAAAATTCGACTACCTCTCCTTCCGCCGAGACATGGAGGGGCTGGCCGCAGAACGGGCGACGCGGCTGGCGTCTGAAACCGATCTGCGCGTGGTGCAGGAAATTTTCGATCAGATGGAAGTCGCCCATGGCAAGCGCAATCCTGAAAACGATGCGCATCTGGATGCGAAATTCCATATGGCGATCATAGAAGCCAGCCACAACGTGGTCATGCTGCACATGATGCGCTCCATGTATCAATTGCTGCGCGAGGGCGTGTTCTACAACCGGCAGGTCATATTCAAACAGCGCACGACCCGCAGCGTGCTGCTGGACCAGCACCGTGCGATCAACACCGCCCTGCAAGCCCGGGATGGCGCCGGGGCGCGCGCCGCCGTGGCCGCACATCTCGACTACATCGAAACCTCGCTGCGCGATGACGTCAGGGCCGCCGAAAACGAAGAGACGGCGCAGCGTCGTCTGGATCACGTCAAGGAAACGGGGCGTGCAACCGGGCGCTAG